A stretch of the Deltaproteobacteria bacterium genome encodes the following:
- a CDS encoding phosphoribosylaminoimidazolesuccinocarboxamide synthase — protein sequence MSLFKTDFPGIYLLHRGKVRDIYKVGRHLLIVATDRLSAFDVVLPTPIPGKGRILTRMSLFWFEKLRDLVPNHLVQADVAQFPEELKPFAKSLDGRSMLVKEAKPLPVECIVRGYIAGSGWKDYLRTGSLCGIKLPEGMLESQQLPRPMFTPSTKADVGSHDENISLEQVCGLLGKAVAEKARDISIRLYEIAADYARERGVIIADTKFEFGISDGELLLIDEVLTPDSSRFWPAEDYSPGRSQPSFDKQFVRDYLESISWDKKPPGPELPADIIEKTRRRYQEALRRLTGSATV from the coding sequence ATGTCCCTGTTCAAAACGGATTTTCCCGGCATTTATCTCTTACACAGGGGAAAAGTAAGAGACATATACAAAGTGGGGAGGCATTTGCTGATTGTGGCAACGGATCGTCTCTCTGCCTTTGATGTTGTTCTCCCCACGCCCATACCGGGCAAAGGTCGCATCCTTACCCGGATGTCCCTGTTCTGGTTTGAGAAATTGAGAGACCTGGTGCCGAATCATCTGGTTCAGGCAGATGTAGCTCAATTCCCGGAAGAGTTGAAACCATTTGCGAAGTCCCTTGATGGCCGCAGCATGCTGGTCAAAGAGGCAAAGCCTTTGCCGGTTGAGTGTATAGTCAGGGGATATATCGCCGGCTCCGGATGGAAAGACTATCTCAGGACTGGCTCTTTATGCGGTATCAAATTACCTGAAGGGATGCTTGAGTCGCAGCAGCTTCCAAGGCCCATGTTCACGCCTTCCACCAAGGCCGATGTCGGTTCTCACGATGAAAACATCAGCCTTGAACAGGTCTGCGGGCTGCTTGGCAAAGCAGTTGCCGAAAAGGCCAGGGATATCAGCATCAGGCTTTACGAAATAGCGGCGGACTATGCGAGAGAAAGAGGAGTGATCATTGCTGATACGAAGTTTGAATTCGGCATATCTGACGGAGAACTCTTGCTGATTGATGAGGTCTTGACGCCTGATTCTTCCAGATTTTGGCCTGCCGAGGACTACAGTCCCGGAAGGTCGCAGCCGAGTTTTGACAAGCAGTTTGTGAGAGACTACCTGGAGTCCATTTCATGGGACAAAAAGCCGCCGGGGCCTGAGCTCCCCGCGGATATCATAGAAAAGACCCGCCGGCGTTATCAGGAAGCTCTAAGGCGTCTTACCGGTTCTGCCACGGTATAA
- a CDS encoding histone deacetylase, translated as MAATIVIRDPGYLEHDQGPGHPESPDRLRVIYERLDQEDVKGLFKTVVPRSAGREELLWNHTGDYIDKIAGTAGRDFCRLDPDTATSAGSWEAACLAAGGVFAAMDEIAGPDAQNGFALVRPPGHHAERDRAMGFCIFNNVALGAHYAKQILGCERVLIADWDIHHGNGTQHSFYNDPSVLYLSTHQYPYYPGSGGADQIGEGDGEGFTVNVPLSPGAGDEDFAAIFNRLLVPIGKAFSPDFILVSAGFDIYMDDPLGGMRVTANGFAYMARVLLNLAESYCEGRILFCLEGGYSHTGLRDGVLAVLKECKAMSVLDSDTVSRLDNSGPGPQVIEHVMDIQRDYWPFT; from the coding sequence ATGGCTGCAACGATAGTAATCAGAGATCCCGGATATCTTGAGCATGACCAGGGCCCCGGTCATCCGGAATCACCTGACCGTCTCAGGGTCATCTATGAGCGTTTAGACCAGGAAGATGTAAAGGGCCTGTTCAAGACCGTTGTCCCCAGATCAGCCGGCCGGGAAGAGCTTTTATGGAATCACACCGGTGATTACATAGACAAGATAGCCGGGACTGCCGGCAGGGATTTCTGCCGGCTGGATCCGGATACAGCTACAAGCGCAGGTTCGTGGGAGGCGGCCTGCCTGGCTGCCGGTGGAGTTTTTGCCGCCATGGATGAAATAGCCGGGCCTGATGCGCAAAATGGATTTGCCCTGGTACGCCCTCCGGGACACCATGCAGAAAGAGATCGTGCAATGGGCTTTTGCATCTTTAATAATGTGGCCCTTGGCGCCCATTATGCAAAACAGATCCTTGGTTGTGAACGGGTCTTGATCGCAGACTGGGATATTCATCACGGGAATGGTACCCAGCACAGCTTTTACAATGATCCCAGCGTATTATACTTATCTACCCACCAGTATCCCTATTATCCGGGAAGCGGTGGGGCAGATCAAATAGGTGAAGGCGATGGAGAGGGCTTTACGGTAAATGTGCCCCTGAGCCCTGGTGCCGGAGATGAGGACTTTGCCGCCATTTTCAATCGCTTGCTGGTGCCTATAGGAAAGGCCTTTTCTCCGGACTTCATATTAGTTTCAGCCGGGTTTGATATTTACATGGATGATCCCCTGGGAGGCATGAGAGTCACTGCAAACGGTTTCGCCTATATGGCAAGGGTCTTACTCAATCTTGCAGAGTCGTACTGTGAGGGCCGTATACTATTCTGCCTTGAAGGAGGTTACAGCCATACAGGGCTTAGGGACGGCGTGCTCGCTGTTTTAAAAGAATGCAAGGCCATGAGCGTTCTGGACAGTGATACTGTCTCCAGGCTGGACAATTCCGGGCCCGGGCCACAAGTAATAGAACATGTAATGGATATCCAAAGGGATTATTGGCCTTTTACATGA
- a CDS encoding nuclease (SNase domain-containing protein) has product MEIKARLSILIIVALVSIWSLAFIEFCLAEKSTFVRYVIDGDTIVLKNGTKVRYRGINSPEIPHKDTPGEPMGWEATRRNRQLVQGRLVRLVQDDEKRDRFGRLLAYVFLPDGRMVNEILVREGMAFVCFSKKGSPFSKRLLDAQREAIDAGRGIWSIPPVRPEPYYVGNRKTLRFHRPSCPYGKKICKSNRVIFKSRSDACKEGFCRCKKCLP; this is encoded by the coding sequence ATGGAAATAAAGGCCAGATTGTCCATCTTGATAATAGTTGCTCTTGTGAGTATCTGGTCTCTTGCCTTCATTGAGTTCTGCCTTGCGGAGAAAAGCACCTTTGTTCGCTATGTCATTGATGGCGACACCATAGTTCTTAAGAATGGAACAAAGGTACGCTATAGGGGGATTAATTCTCCGGAGATACCTCACAAGGACACACCCGGAGAACCCATGGGATGGGAAGCCACGAGGCGTAACAGGCAACTGGTCCAGGGCAGGCTTGTCAGGCTGGTCCAGGATGATGAAAAGAGGGATCGCTTTGGCCGGCTGTTGGCCTATGTATTTCTCCCTGACGGTCGAATGGTCAATGAAATCCTGGTCCGTGAGGGCATGGCCTTTGTGTGTTTTTCTAAGAAGGGATCGCCTTTCAGCAAGAGACTGCTTGATGCACAGAGAGAGGCCATAGACGCCGGGCGTGGTATATGGTCAATTCCGCCGGTCAGGCCCGAGCCTTATTATGTCGGTAATCGCAAAACCCTCCGCTTTCATAGGCCCTCATGTCCTTATGGGAAAAAGATATGTAAATCAAACCGGGTAATTTTTAAATCGCGATCAGATGCCTGCAAGGAGGGTTTTTGCCGATGCAAGAAGTGTCTGCCCTGA
- a CDS encoding class III cytochrome c, translating to MKSSRVISVVVAICFSLVMAGVAAAADKGPETITFKCEKKGDVAFSHVKHQESATCGDCHHSESPDGKQVPYAEGQKIEKCGTCHTAEMAAPALNSSKKALHKNCKGCHKAAVKEGKTAPTKCAGCHPKKAAK from the coding sequence ATGAAGAGTAGTAGGGTAATTTCTGTGGTTGTTGCAATTTGTTTCAGCTTGGTAATGGCAGGGGTGGCCGCGGCAGCCGATAAGGGACCGGAGACCATTACATTTAAGTGCGAGAAAAAGGGTGATGTTGCATTCAGTCACGTCAAACACCAGGAAAGTGCCACCTGTGGAGACTGTCACCACTCCGAAAGTCCGGATGGAAAGCAGGTTCCATATGCTGAAGGTCAGAAGATAGAAAAATGCGGTACCTGCCACACTGCCGAAATGGCTGCACCAGCTCTAAATAGCAGCAAGAAAGCCCTGCACAAGAACTGCAAAGGGTGCCACAAGGCTGCAGTGAAGGAAGGAAAGACCGCCCCGACCAAGTGTGCCGGGTGTCATCCCAAAAAGGCGGCAAAATAA
- a CDS encoding 50S rRNA methyltransferase — translation MKKVRDHYFKKARKQGFPARSVFKLEEAQKKHRFLKPGQTVLDLGAYPGSWSKYAAGVAGPKGLVVAVDIQKPGIMPGNVCILQRDVYDLKVSELREISPYFDVVLSDMAPKTTGRKDVDHFRSIALAERALVLARELLKPGGTFFCKVFQGEDFPSFRNDCRESFRSVRVVKPKSSRPESVELFLLCTSKKQRTG, via the coding sequence GTGAAAAAGGTAAGGGATCATTATTTTAAAAAGGCCAGGAAGCAGGGCTTTCCGGCCCGCTCGGTCTTTAAGCTTGAAGAGGCCCAGAAGAAACACAGGTTCCTGAAGCCAGGGCAGACCGTCCTGGACCTTGGCGCATATCCAGGCTCCTGGTCAAAGTATGCAGCCGGAGTGGCAGGACCGAAGGGATTGGTTGTGGCAGTTGATATTCAAAAGCCTGGTATAATGCCAGGTAATGTCTGCATATTACAGAGAGATGTCTATGATCTCAAGGTCTCGGAGCTCAGAGAGATTTCCCCTTATTTCGACGTGGTGCTTAGCGATATGGCGCCCAAGACTACTGGTCGAAAGGATGTGGATCACTTCAGGTCTATAGCCCTTGCAGAGCGTGCTTTAGTCTTGGCCAGAGAGTTGCTGAAACCAGGGGGCACTTTTTTTTGCAAGGTCTTCCAGGGAGAGGATTTCCCTTCCTTCCGAAATGACTGCAGAGAGAGTTTCAGGTCGGTTCGTGTAGTAAAGCCAAAGAGTTCCAGGCCGGAGAGTGTGGAGTTGTTTTTACTATGTACAAGTAAAAAACAGCGCACCGGATGA